The following are encoded together in the Lathyrus oleraceus cultivar Zhongwan6 chromosome 3, CAAS_Psat_ZW6_1.0, whole genome shotgun sequence genome:
- the LOC127129187 gene encoding protein cornichon homolog 4: MAEVFYWILSFVLILTIFCLLGYQLILLVDLEFDYINPYDSTSRINQVILPEFFMQAILCFLNLFGGHWFIFFISLPCLYYNATLYIKRQHYADVTEIYNKLNFEKKKRLFKVGHLFVIFILSILSLVWSLADEVR, translated from the exons ATGGCGGAAGTGTTTTATTGGATACTATCCTTTGTTCTAATTTTGACCATTTTTTGTCTCCTGGGTTACCAG CTTATATTGTTGGTGGATTTGGAGTTTGATTATATAAATCCTTATGATTCAACATCTAGGATAAACCAGGTTATCTTGCCAGAGTTTTTCATGCAAGCAATCTTATGCTTTCTCAATCTTTTCGGAGGACATTGGTTTATATTCTTCATTTCTCTCCCTTGCCTCTATTACAATGCCACCTT GTACATTAAAAGACAGCACTATGCAGACGTTACAGAAATCTACAATAAGCTGAATTTTGAGAAAAAGAAACGTCTGTTCAAAGTTGGGCATCTCTTTGTGATATTTATCCTTTCTATATTGAG CTTGGTGTGGTCCCTCGCCGACGAAGTGCGTTAA